A region from the Vicia villosa cultivar HV-30 ecotype Madison, WI linkage group LG3, Vvil1.0, whole genome shotgun sequence genome encodes:
- the LOC131660986 gene encoding 14-3-3-like protein, whose protein sequence is MAAAPTPREENVYMAKLAEQAERYEEMVEFMEKVSASADGEELTVEERNLLSVAYKNVIGARRASWRIISSIEQKEESRGNEDHVAVIRDYRSKIESELSNICDGILKLLDSRLIPSATSGDSKVFYLKMKGDYHRYLAEFKTGAERKEAAESTLAAYKSAQDIANAELPPTHPIRLGLALNFSVFYYEILNSPDRACNLAKQAFDEAIAELDTLGEESYKDSTLIMQLLRDNLTLWTSDMQDDGADEIKEAAPKADEQQ, encoded by the exons ATGGCGGCCGCTCCTACTCCTCGGGAAGAGAACGTCTACATGGCGAAGCTAGCCGAACAAGCCGAGCGCTACGAAGAAATGGTGGAGTTCATGGAAAAGGTTTCCGCCAGCGCCGATGGTGAGGAACTCACGGTGGAGGAGAGGAATCTTCTCTCTGTGGCGTACAAGAACGTGATCGGAGCAAGACGTGCATCGTGGCGGATCATTTCGTCGATCGAGCAGAAGGAAGAGAGCCGCGGCAACGAGGACCACGTTGCTGTTATCCGTGATTACCGATCTAAGATCGAGTCGGAGCTCTCTAACATCTGTGACGGTATCCTCAAGCTTCTCGATTCTCGTCTCATTCCTTCCGCTACCTCTGGCGATTCGAAGGTTTTCTACCTTAAGATGAAGGGAGATTATCACAGGTACCTTGCTGAGTTTAAGACCGGAGCCGAGCGTAAGGAGGCCGCAGAGAGCACTCTTGCCGCGTACAAATCTGCTCAG GACATTGCAAATGCAGAACTGCCACCAACTCATCCAATTAGGCTCGGCCTTGCTCTGAACTTCTCAGTTTTTTACTATGAAATTCTTAACTCTCCTGATCGTGCCTGCAATCTTGCAAAACAG GCCTTTGATGAAGCTATTGCTGAATTGGATACCCTTGGAGAGGAATCATACAAGGATAGCACTTTGATCATGCAACTTCTCCGTGATAATCTCACCCTATGGACCTCTGACATGCAG GATGATGGTGCCGATGAAATTAAAGAAGCAGCCCCGAAAGCAGATGAACAACAGTAA